A region of the Candidatus Dojkabacteria bacterium genome:
GAGTTAATCCGGCTCCATATATGAAGGTTAATGTGTGTGGATATTAAATCTTTTCAATGGGAAATGGACCTGGAGGGACTCGTTGAGCGCTTACATAGGAAAGAGCGAAATCCCGACTTGTCGGGGAACCTAGGTGAAAGTCCCACCATTTTTATATGGACCTGGAGGGACTCGAACCCTCGACCTCTCGCATGCCATGCGAATGCTCTAACCAAACTGAGCTACAGGCCCAACAAATGGAGCGGGCGACCGGGATCGAACCGGCGACCTTCTCGTTGGCAACGAGACGTTCTACCAACTGAACTACACCCGCGACACGGTTATTTTATCACACCGTAAACGGCTTGGGAATAACTTTGTGTGCTTTACAAGTTTTGAAAATCAGGGTAATATATTACGTATACTTATAATTTTTTATTACTATATGACTTGAAGTTCTTGGATTTTAAGGATAGGTTAAGCAAGTTTGTAGTGTTTGAGCTTTCAGACATTCAATTATATGAACCAGATTTCAACTTGGTACAACTTACCCAATGGCAAAACAAGGGGTATATAAAAAAACTAATTAAAGGAAAGTATATATTTTCTGATTTACAAATAACAGAAGAAGTTCGGCTTGTAATTGCCAATGAATTACTTTCCCCGTCATACGTATCAATGGAGAAGGCTCTCTCCTTGTATAACTTGATTCCCGAGGGGGTTCTTACCATTACCTCGGTGTCCTCAAGGAGAACGATTGATTATAAAACAGTGGTGGGAACATTTAGTTACAGAAAGATTAAGGAGAGTGGCTTTTTGGGAGATATAATTAAGCCGATTGTGGGTTATCGACAGGGTTATCGAATTGCAACAATAGAGAAGTCAATAGTTGATTTTTTCTATTACAATAATATTAACGATAGAGTGGCTATTGAATCACTGCGTATTAATGAAGAAATGCTGAGGACACAAGTAGATTACAAGCTGTTACAAATGTATACAACCGCAATGCAGAATGTGGAACTAGAGAAGCGAATATCAACTTTCATTAAATATTATAAAAATGATTAGCCTGAAAGAAATAAACAGTAGTTATCCTCCAAAGCTACAAATGTTTTCTCTTGGTATTTTAAGAGAATATATCCAATATAAAATACTTGAAGCAATTTATGGATCAAGATATAACAATAATCTTGTTTTTATGGGAGGTACCGCATTAAGGATTGTACACAATAACCAGAGATTTTCAGAAGACCTTGATTTTGACAACGTTAAGCTTAATAAGCTTGAGTTTGAAAGCCTTGTTGGTCTTGTTAAGAGTGAATTGACGCTCGAAGGCTTTCAGGTAGAAACTAGAGTTGTGTATAAAAAAGCTTTTCATTGCTATATAAAAATCCCAGATATCTTGTATAAGGAGGGCTTGTCTGATTTGCCGAATCAAAAGATTACAATAAGGATTGACACAATGCCCCAAAATTATATTTACAGTTCAGAGGTACATTTACTAGACAAATTCGATGTTTACCAAAATATCAAAGTTGTTCCAATTTCGACCTTATTATCTCAAAAGATTGCAGCTTTACTTGAGCGGAAAAGGTCTAAGGGTAGAGACTTTTTTGATGTTTCGTTTTTAATAAGTCAAAATATTAAGCCCGATATGGTGTATCTTCGACAAAAACTTGGGACAACCAGTTCTCAAAGCTTGAAGCAAAGATTAGCTGAAAGGGCGAGAGAGGCTGATCTAACGAGGATGGCTGCGGACGTTAAACCGTTTCTGTTTGATAAGTCACATGCAGCAAGAGTTATCAATTTTATAAGCCAAACTGCAAGGCTCTAGAGAATGGAGAAGTTTTATGAGGGCGGCGGGATTCTCTACCTGTCGGCAGACAGGGAACCCAACCCGCTACCAATTGCAGGTTATGTTTCCAGAGAGTTCGGGAAGAATTTGACTAGAATTGTCGTGGAGTTCAAGGCCTAGGCACCCAACATTAAAGAACCAGTATGAGGGCGGCGGGATTCGAACCCACGACCGACTGGTTAAAAGCCAGATGCTCTACCAGCTGAGCTACGCCCCCAAAACAATATTTTACATCTTGTAATTGTAAAGAACAAATTGGGCGCGGCGGGATTCGAACCCACGACCGATCGGTTAAGAGCCGACTGCTCTACCAGCTGAGCTACGCGCCCCAAATCAAGAACACAAGGTAGTATAAACTATTTAAGAGGATTATTCAATTGCTTTTGTACTTACTTACGTACTTGCATCTGGGGTTTCAATTGCGGCTACTAAATCGTCATAGGCTTGCGCCTTTGCCTCATTAATTTGTGTTTTTTCGTCTTTATCGACTTCATCAAGGGCTGTTTGAGTCGCCTTTGACTCATCTACCACCTCTTCGGAAAGTAGGGCATCGAGTATAGATTCTTCATCTGGAGTAAGTACTTCTTCGGGGGAACCCGTTAAAAGCCTTTGTAGTTTTTCTGTAAGAATATCGGGTAGGGTGCAATGTTTTAAAAGCTTTTGTACAGTGGATTTTTTCATGTTCTTATTTATAAAATTAAGTAACTTTGTTTAATGGAGAAGCCTTCTCTGCATAATAAGCCATGTTTGCTAGTTGTCCTACAAGTTCCGAAACAACCTGTGCCGTTTTATCTTTGTCTTGAGGTTGTGTCTTTAATGCTGTATCAAGTTCGGTTGCAGTAACCTTTATTGCATTTTCGAAATTTGCATATCGGTCCGAAGCAACCCTTGGATCAACAACGTCCCGAATTACAAATGCTTGGGTTGAAGAGATTTTCTGTTGTGCAAGGTCCATTATGTCATTAGGAAGATTATTTATTGTGTCGGGTTTCAATGCGGTATTACTTAGTACAGCTGATATTCGTTTTCTTGTTGGTTCACTTACATTCTGTATCATATTGGTTGCCATTTCCCAAGCTTTTTCAGAAGTAATTGGCTCTTTGTCGGTTGGTTGCTCCGGTTTAGGTCCGGCTTGAGTAGCCTCTATTGTTTGTGATTTTTTCCTGCCTGATCTACCTTTTCTTTTTGTGATTGCGCCTCTGCTAATACAGCCGTTCGTGTTGCCTCTGGATATTTTGCTAAAATTCTATCGACTTGCGACCTTGATACCCCTTGATCCAAAAGTGCATTTACTTGTGAGGCTATAGTCATTATAAGTCCGCGCTTTTCTTGAGCATCGATCTGATCTCTTGTTTGTTCATATTGTGATACTCCGAGTATTTTTTCAACGCCGGCTTGGGCTAAGTCTTTAATTTTGGGTCTCATTATTCCTTTCTGTTCTGCTAGGGCAATAGCTTTATCTCCTAGGTTTTGGCCAAATCTTCTGAAAATAATGCCTAATCTTCCTCCATATTGTTGTCTTAACTGAGTTCTTCTTTGGGTGGCCTTATCTTCTATTTCTCTTTCTATATATTTTAAGCTAGTTTTTGACCTTTCGACAAGTTTGAGTGCCCTTGCTTCCTGAGCGGCACCCGCCTTAATTTCTTTATCGAAGGACCGAGTAATATTGCGCATGAATTCATTATATTTTGGACCTTTTGCGGTCTCTCTTACAATCTTAAATTGACCAACTCTAAATACTGTTTGTTCTTCCTTTGTAAGTCTTTCGAATCTTTTGCTTGCGTCATTTCCTGCGTTAGCTGATTTTTGTTGGTCAATAGTGTCCTGGTTCGCTGAAACCTCTGTTAGAGAGTTAAGGTCAACTGATGCTCTAAGCCCATCTACAGAAAACACATGCCAGTCTTTTTTAGTACTAAATCCTTCCGGCTTTATTATCACTGTTCGCCTTGATGGATCGCTATTGCCTTGTTGGTCAATACCATTTCCGACAATTATTGCTGTTGCTCTTTTCCCATTAATTTTTATGGGCACGACTCGCTCGCCTGGGTTATTATCTGCCCAGGCAACGACATCGGCCAAACTTTCTGGGGGTTGTTTTTTTATTTCAGGATTTGCATTGTTGGTTGCTTTTATTTTTTGTTCAATTTGTGCTCCGAAGGCTTTTCTTGTTTGTGGGTCTGCAGAATTTAAGGCAATCCATAGCTCATGTGGAGATGTAGAAGTAGCTCTTGTTTCGACGGCAGAAGCTGTTTCTGGACTAGCTGCTGGAGCTCCTGGTTGTGGGGCAGCGGGCATTTTATGGGCAGGTTAAGTTAGGGTTATGAAGTAGGTCTGTATGGTGGCATATCTATAGATGGCTGGGTGCTTGTCAATAAATAATTTACAGATGGGTTTTCCATATAGTAGATGATGGAAAGGATATCTGCTAACAACTCTGTTTGAGTCTGCCTATTGATCCCGTTAGGAGCTTTCGCTAGCTCCTGTGCCTTTTTCATGGTTCTTATTGCGAATAACTCTGAAAGCTTTGTTGCTTCGAAAAAATGAGACCTAGGGTTCGTGTCGCTTGGTGGAACTGCAAAGCTGGTTTCTGGAATTTCTGCTCTTCTGGCAATATGTGCCGATAGAGAATTTCCTCTTCCAAATATTTGAGATCCTGTTTTAGGGTCAAATTTAAATTCTGAAAAAACTGTTCTTGCTCCAGAGTGTTGATGTGGAGAGATACTTCTAAATATTTTTCTGAGTTCTGTTCTTGTTAAGGATTTATTCCCATATGCAAGTATGACATCTCTTAGCGCTCGCATTTCGGGTTTCATGTGTCCAAAGTGTTGTTGCATTAGTCTGCCGTATTTCGCAAGCGGTGAGTTTGCAGCGGGCTGGCCTGTATACAGAAGATGTGTATCAGCAAAGTTGATTGCTCTATCAAGTTCTCTTTCAAGTTCAGACGCAGGTTCTGTTTCTGTAGATAAAGGTCTACTAAGATCGACACTTTTCCAGACCTGTGCAATGAAGTGTGGGTTATGACCTGCACGGCTAAGCTGTTCTTCGATTTGTTGATCTGTTAAGCCTGATGCACGAGTGTTCCTTACCCATTCCGTTGCTGTGTGTACAAGTTCTCGATTTACCTTGGATTGATCTCCAAATACTTTTTTGATAAGGCCTACACGAGGAACACTAGTAGGTTTTACAGCTTTCGCAGAATGATCCAACGATGTAATAAGATTTCTAACCATTTCAATTCCGGTATCCTTGTTCAGAGAGACCTCATCACCCCAAGTAATCCCTGTAGTTCTTCGTTCCGCTGTTCTGTCTTTATGAAAAGCTCCAAAGGTAATAGCTAATGGTTGATCTTGCCTATTTAGGTATTGTGCGGCAACTTCTCTTGTTGCTGGGTACATTTCTTCGACTTCTATGCCTAAAAATGGGCTTAATGGAACTTTTTGGGTTTCTAGGATAAGTACAGTAGTTTTAGCTGGGTCTGGGACACCTATTGCATCAGGTGAATTTCCAACAACAATTGCGTAAAATTCTTTTTTGCCAAGTTGTCCTACTTTAGGGTCTTGAATACGAAAGACGGCTGGCTGTCTTGGATGTGAGTTCATCCATGAATCAATTTGTTGAGGGGCTATTTCTAGGATTCCCCCCTTTTTTTGTTGATCTGAAATTGCAAAAGCCAATTTAAGTTTAATTTCACCCAGAGCTCTTTTATCGACGGTATTAATTCTTGCCCAATCTTCTGGTCTAGAATCTCTATTTGCATCGATTGCACGTTGTATTTGTGGCGTTGGTGCTTTTTCTCCCAATGGCTTGGCAGTAAATTTAATCTTATAATCATAGGATAATTCAAAATTAACTTTAAGTCAAGCAAAAGCTTTGCCTGACCAAAGGTTTTATGGTAATATCAACCATCAATTTACAAGAGTATCATGAAGGTTTTGTACAACCCCAAAATAAATGAATTCATAAGAATTCGTAAACGGTCGGTGTATGGACCTTTCCTTTTGCTTTGCCTTTAATCTGTAGTCATTTCTTCATTACAAGAATTGTACTATAATCCTTAAACTTAAATTTTCTTATATATCAATGAAATACGATCCAACAAAAATAGAAGCAAAATGGATAAAAAAGTGGGAAGAAACAAATATCTATAAAACACCGGAAGATGTTAAACCCGGTGAAAAATATTATGTGTTGCCGCAAACACCATATCCGTCAGGCTACGGACTTCATGTCGGCCATGCAGAAGGGTATACCGCATCGGATATTATTGGTCGTTATAACCGAATGAAAGGAAAAAAGGTTCTGGAAGTTATGGGATGGGATTCATTTGGACTTCCAGCAGAAAATTACGCCATAAAAACAAATGTTCACCCCAAGATAACAACAGAGGAGGCAATTAAAAACTTTATATACCAGTGCAAGCGAATGGGACTTTCTGTTGATTGGGATAGAGAAGTAGGAAGCCATAGGCCCTACTATTACAAATTTACCCAGTGGTTTTTCTTGCTTTTTTATAAAATGGGATTGGCTTATCGAGAGATGCAACAAGTTAACTGGTGCGAAAGTTGCAAAACTGTTTTGGCTAATGACCAGGTAGTTGACGGAAAGTGTGAACGGTGCGACACAATTGTAACCCAAATTCCAAAAGAGGTCTGGTTTTTAAGAATTACAAAGTACGCCGAAAGATTAGATCGGGACTTGGATTTAGTTGACTGGCCGGAAGACAGTAAAAAACGTCAGCGCGATTGGATAGGAATAAGTGAGGGAGCGAGAGTAAAATTTATGGTAGGGACAGGTTTAAAAACCTGTTCTACTTCGATCGATGTTTTCACAACTCGACCCGATACATTGTTTGGAGCCACATTTATGACAATAGCTCCTGAACATAAAATTATTTCAGAGCTAAAGTCTAATATAAAAAATTGGGAAGAAGTTTCAAAATATTTAGAGTCTGTCAAAAATAAAACCGAGCTTGAGCGAAAGCAAGATAAAGAAAAAACAGGTGTGAAGCTTGAAGGAGTTGTCGCAGTTAACCCTGTTAATAATGCAGAAGTTCCAATATATGTTTCGGATTATGTTTTAGTTACATATGGAACCGGTGCAATAATGTGTGTTCCGGCACACGATGAGCGTGACTACGCGTTTGCTAAAAAATTTGGAGTGGACATAATTGAGGTTGTTCGGGAAAAAGGTAAAAAGGACTCTCGAGACTACGAGAAAGAGGGTGTTTTCACGGAAGCAGGAACAATGGTTGATTCAGGTGAATACGATGGAATGAATTCAGA
Encoded here:
- a CDS encoding nucleotidyl transferase AbiEii/AbiGii toxin family protein, encoding MISLKEINSSYPPKLQMFSLGILREYIQYKILEAIYGSRYNNNLVFMGGTALRIVHNNQRFSEDLDFDNVKLNKLEFESLVGLVKSELTLEGFQVETRVVYKKAFHCYIKIPDILYKEGLSDLPNQKITIRIDTMPQNYIYSSEVHLLDKFDVYQNIKVVPISTLLSQKIAALLERKRSKGRDFFDVSFLISQNIKPDMVYLRQKLGTTSSQSLKQRLAERAREADLTRMAADVKPFLFDKSHAARVINFISQTARL